In the genome of Candidatus Bathyarchaeota archaeon, one region contains:
- a CDS encoding RNA-protein complex protein Nop10: MRGLIKKCPKCNLYTIQDRCKVCKNKTVSPHPAKFSLQDKYSRYKIIKK; this comes from the coding sequence TTGAGAGGACTCATTAAAAAGTGCCCCAAATGCAATTTATATACAATTCAAGACAGATGTAAAGTCTGTAAAAATAAAACCGTCTCGCCTCATCCTGCAAAATTTTCTTTACAAGATAAGTATAGCAGGTACAAGATTATTAAAAAATAA
- a CDS encoding translation initiation factor IF-2 subunit alpha, translating into MLSQEAYPEVGELVIATVLRISDYGAYVKLDEYKDKEGLIHISELSTTWVKNIRDHVREKQKVVLKVLRVDQEKGQVDLTLRRVTNPEKSQKLLQWKKDKKADTILKIAAENLKANDSETIKIRNKIIEKYGSLYDAFEETAESGEKNLSKVGLNQKWIESLIEVINSRIKLEKVKVKTTIELASLNPNGVQDIKNVVTNAIKSKKSNNSLIRVYTIGAPKYCIEVSADNYPEAEKILAITVEDMLTDLEKSGGTGRRLS; encoded by the coding sequence ATATTAAGCCAAGAAGCATATCCTGAGGTTGGAGAGCTAGTTATAGCAACAGTATTAAGAATTTCAGATTATGGAGCTTATGTAAAATTAGATGAATATAAGGATAAAGAAGGATTAATTCATATCTCAGAATTATCTACAACTTGGGTTAAAAATATCAGAGACCATGTAAGAGAGAAACAAAAAGTAGTATTAAAAGTACTGAGAGTGGATCAAGAAAAGGGTCAAGTAGATTTAACCTTAAGAAGGGTAACAAATCCAGAAAAGAGTCAAAAACTCTTACAATGGAAGAAAGATAAAAAAGCAGATACAATTTTGAAGATTGCAGCTGAAAACCTAAAAGCAAATGATTCCGAAACTATAAAAATCAGAAATAAAATTATTGAAAAATATGGCAGTTTATACGATGCTTTTGAAGAAACTGCAGAAAGTGGAGAAAAGAATTTATCTAAAGTTGGCTTAAATCAAAAATGGATTGAATCATTAATCGAAGTAATAAATTCTAGAATTAAACTAGAAAAGGTAAAAGTTAAAACCACAATCGAACTCGCGAGTTTAAATCCTAATGGAGTTCAAGATATAAAAAATGTTGTCACAAATGCTATTAAATCTAAAAAAAGTAATAATTCACTTATTAGAGTTTACACTATAGGCGCACCTAAGTATTGCATTGAAGTTTCAGCCGATAATTATCCAGAAGCTGAAAAAATCTTGGCGATTACTGTGGAAGATATGCTTACTGATTTAGAAAAATCGGGTGGCACGGGGAGAAGGTTGAGTTGA
- a CDS encoding 30S ribosomal protein S27e — protein MLRKELIPKPKSVFIRLKCPSCGNENTVFERSSLNVNCTVCEEILVEPSGGKAKIKGEIIQTLY, from the coding sequence ATTTTGAGAAAAGAGTTGATACCAAAACCCAAAAGTGTATTTATAAGGTTAAAATGCCCTAGTTGTGGAAATGAGAATACGGTATTCGAAAGAAGTTCTTTAAATGTGAATTGTACTGTATGCGAAGAGATCTTGGTTGAACCTTCTGGAGGAAAAGCAAAAATCAAGGGTGAAATTATCCAGACATTATATTGA
- a CDS encoding 50S ribosomal protein L44e, with product MKFVKEINTHCPKCKRHTIHSISLYKKAKERTLRAGVRRHEREKHGYGGQKWPELKRTAKTTKKQLLKLKCKDCGYVVPRLGIRLRKLEIGA from the coding sequence ATGAAATTTGTAAAAGAGATAAATACGCATTGCCCAAAATGCAAGCGTCATACTATTCATTCAATATCACTATATAAGAAGGCAAAAGAGCGTACCTTAAGGGCTGGTGTCAGAAGACACGAAAGAGAGAAACACGGATATGGTGGGCAGAAATGGCCTGAATTGAAAAGAACAGCGAAAACTACAAAAAAACAGTTACTAAAGCTTAAATGCAAAGATTGTGGTTATGTGGTTCCTCGTCTCGGCATCAGGCTAAGAAAGTTAGAAATAGGAGCTTAA